The following are encoded together in the Vigna unguiculata cultivar IT97K-499-35 chromosome 2, ASM411807v1, whole genome shotgun sequence genome:
- the LOC114173836 gene encoding protein UXT homolog isoform X1 encodes MMSEVFEGYERQYCELSANLSRKCSSTSLVSDQEQKLQKFSEIKAGLDDADVLIRKMDLEARSLQPSVKAMLLAKLREYKSGLSNLKKEFKRLTSPNSDEAAREELLEAGMADTHSDSHHMEDSARREKVRKYEEFVDKRLKPDLIHAISQRDKVFEQQKIFADLRRNIENLEKNSVTSLRTLVNLGSEVYLQAEVPDTQRIFVDVGFGFHVEFTWSEALNYIEKREEKIARQIDEYTRLIASIKAQIKLVCEGIRELLQLPAEKFLPERIF; translated from the exons ATGATGAGTGAGGTTTTCGAAGGGTACGAGCGTCAGTACTGTGAGCTCTCTGCTAATCTCTCCCGCAAATGTAGTTCAACCTCGCTTGTTTCTGATCAAG AACAGAAGCTGCAGAAGTTTTCTGAGATCAAAGCAGGCCTGGATGACGCTGATGTCCTG ATTCGGAAAATGGACCTTGAGGCAAGAAGTTTGCAGCCAAGCGTAAAGGCAATGCTTCTGGCAAAGTTGAGGGAATACAAATCTGGTCTAAGCAACTTGAAAAAGGAATTTAAAAGGCTAACATCACCTAATTCTGATGAGGCTGCCCGTGAAGAATTGTTGGAGGCTGGCATGGCAGATACTCATTCG GACTCTCATCATATGGAGGACAGCGCACGCCGAGAGAAAGTTAGAAAGTATGAAGAATTTGTTGACAAACGCTTGAAACCTGATCTTATTCATGCAATTAGTCAACG GGACAAGGTTTttgaacaacaaaaaatttt TGCTGATCTGCGAAGAAACATTGAAAATCTAGAGAAGAATAGTGTAACCAGTCTAAGAACTTTGGTCAATCTTGGGTCTGAAGTGTACCTGCAGGCAGAAGT GCCAGATACACAACGCATATTTGTGGATGTAGGATTTGGATTCCATGTGGAGTTTACTTGGTCTGAAGCTTTGAACTACATAGAAAAAAGGGAAGAAAAGATAGCCAG GCAGATAGATGAGTACACCCGGTTGATTGCATCAATTAAAGCCCAAATCAAGCTT GTTTGTGAAGGGATTCGAGAATTACTTCAACTTCCGGCTGAGAAATTCTTACCAGAGCGGATATTTTGA
- the LOC114173836 gene encoding vesicle transport v-SNARE 12-like isoform X2: MMSEVFEGYERQYCELSANLSRKCSSTSLVSDQEQKLQKFSEIKAGLDDADVLIRKMDLEARSLQPSVKAMLLAKLREYKSGLSNLKKEFKRLTSPNSDEAAREELLEAGMADTHSDSHHMEDSARREKVRKYEEFVDKRLKPDLIHAISQRPDTQRIFVDVGFGFHVEFTWSEALNYIEKREEKIARQIDEYTRLIASIKAQIKLVCEGIRELLQLPAEKFLPERIF; encoded by the exons ATGATGAGTGAGGTTTTCGAAGGGTACGAGCGTCAGTACTGTGAGCTCTCTGCTAATCTCTCCCGCAAATGTAGTTCAACCTCGCTTGTTTCTGATCAAG AACAGAAGCTGCAGAAGTTTTCTGAGATCAAAGCAGGCCTGGATGACGCTGATGTCCTG ATTCGGAAAATGGACCTTGAGGCAAGAAGTTTGCAGCCAAGCGTAAAGGCAATGCTTCTGGCAAAGTTGAGGGAATACAAATCTGGTCTAAGCAACTTGAAAAAGGAATTTAAAAGGCTAACATCACCTAATTCTGATGAGGCTGCCCGTGAAGAATTGTTGGAGGCTGGCATGGCAGATACTCATTCG GACTCTCATCATATGGAGGACAGCGCACGCCGAGAGAAAGTTAGAAAGTATGAAGAATTTGTTGACAAACGCTTGAAACCTGATCTTATTCATGCAATTAGTCAACG GCCAGATACACAACGCATATTTGTGGATGTAGGATTTGGATTCCATGTGGAGTTTACTTGGTCTGAAGCTTTGAACTACATAGAAAAAAGGGAAGAAAAGATAGCCAG GCAGATAGATGAGTACACCCGGTTGATTGCATCAATTAAAGCCCAAATCAAGCTT GTTTGTGAAGGGATTCGAGAATTACTTCAACTTCCGGCTGAGAAATTCTTACCAGAGCGGATATTTTGA
- the LOC114173836 gene encoding protein UXT homolog isoform X3, with protein MEDSARREKVRKYEEFVDKRLKPDLIHAISQRDKVFEQQKIFADLRRNIENLEKNSVTSLRTLVNLGSEVYLQAEVPDTQRIFVDVGFGFHVEFTWSEALNYIEKREEKIARQIDEYTRLIASIKAQIKLVCEGIRELLQLPAEKFLPERIF; from the exons ATGGAGGACAGCGCACGCCGAGAGAAAGTTAGAAAGTATGAAGAATTTGTTGACAAACGCTTGAAACCTGATCTTATTCATGCAATTAGTCAACG GGACAAGGTTTttgaacaacaaaaaatttt TGCTGATCTGCGAAGAAACATTGAAAATCTAGAGAAGAATAGTGTAACCAGTCTAAGAACTTTGGTCAATCTTGGGTCTGAAGTGTACCTGCAGGCAGAAGT GCCAGATACACAACGCATATTTGTGGATGTAGGATTTGGATTCCATGTGGAGTTTACTTGGTCTGAAGCTTTGAACTACATAGAAAAAAGGGAAGAAAAGATAGCCAG GCAGATAGATGAGTACACCCGGTTGATTGCATCAATTAAAGCCCAAATCAAGCTT GTTTGTGAAGGGATTCGAGAATTACTTCAACTTCCGGCTGAGAAATTCTTACCAGAGCGGATATTTTGA